In Sphingobacteriaceae bacterium, a single genomic region encodes these proteins:
- a CDS encoding type IIA DNA topoisomerase subunit B yields MAKSNYTEDNIRSLDWKEHIRTRPGMYIGKLGDGSAFDDGIYVLLKEVMDNCIDEFMMGEGDKIEVNVKDGVVSIRDYGRGIPLGKVVDVVSKMNTGGKYDSDAFKKSIGLNGVGTKAVNALSIHFKVTAYRDKQAKTAEFKKGELVKEHRLTAAPGEKNGTYVEFKPDDTIFKKYHFVHEYIDRMMWNYAFLNTGLTLILNGNEYKSLHGLKDLLEKNISGETLYPIIHLKGEDIELAMTHSNEHFSEEYYSYVNGQYTTQGGTHLAAFREAIVKTVREFYKKDFDPTDVRKSIVAAISVKVQEPVFESQTKTKLGSSEIAPGGQSIRSFIGDFIKQQVDNYLHKNPDTAKAIEAKIIANERERKELSGIQKLARERAKKASLHNKKLRDCRIHLDDSKDARRLETTIFICEGDSASGSITKTRDVNTQAVFSLKGKPLNCFGLGKKVVYENEEFNLLQSALNIEEGLDDLRYNNVVIATDADVDGMHIRLLLLTFFLQFFPDLVKNNHVKILQTPLFRVRNKKETAYCYSEEERKAAVAKLGPKPEITRFKGLGEISPDEFKHFIGKDIRLEPVLIDQKASIQELLNYYMGKNTQERQEFIIDNLRVEKEVAEESLK; encoded by the coding sequence ATGGCTAAATCAAATTACACAGAGGATAATATACGATCGTTAGATTGGAAAGAACACATTCGTACTCGTCCGGGAATGTATATCGGGAAATTAGGTGACGGAAGCGCATTTGATGATGGAATTTATGTATTACTGAAAGAAGTAATGGATAATTGTATTGATGAATTTATGATGGGTGAAGGAGATAAAATAGAAGTAAATGTAAAAGATGGTGTTGTTTCTATCCGCGATTATGGGCGAGGTATTCCGTTAGGAAAAGTGGTAGATGTGGTTTCTAAAATGAATACCGGTGGTAAATACGATAGCGATGCATTTAAAAAATCAATTGGATTAAATGGAGTGGGTACCAAAGCAGTAAATGCACTTTCTATACATTTCAAAGTTACTGCCTATCGTGATAAACAAGCTAAAACGGCCGAATTTAAGAAAGGCGAATTAGTGAAAGAACATCGATTAACCGCTGCGCCGGGTGAAAAAAACGGAACCTACGTTGAATTTAAACCGGATGACACCATTTTTAAAAAGTATCATTTTGTACATGAATATATAGATCGCATGATGTGGAATTATGCTTTCTTAAATACCGGCCTAACATTAATTTTAAACGGCAATGAATATAAATCCTTGCACGGATTAAAAGATTTATTGGAGAAAAATATTAGCGGAGAAACCTTGTACCCCATTATTCATTTGAAAGGAGAAGATATTGAATTGGCAATGACACATAGCAATGAGCATTTTAGTGAGGAATACTATAGTTATGTGAATGGTCAATATACCACGCAAGGAGGAACGCATTTAGCTGCCTTTAGGGAAGCTATTGTTAAGACCGTTAGGGAGTTTTATAAAAAAGATTTTGATCCAACAGACGTCAGAAAATCTATAGTGGCTGCAATTTCGGTTAAGGTGCAAGAGCCGGTTTTTGAATCGCAAACCAAAACAAAGTTAGGCTCCAGTGAAATTGCGCCGGGTGGACAAAGTATTCGAAGTTTTATCGGAGATTTTATAAAACAACAGGTAGATAATTATTTGCATAAAAATCCGGATACCGCAAAAGCCATCGAAGCTAAAATTATTGCGAATGAAAGAGAAAGAAAAGAACTTTCGGGTATTCAAAAATTAGCCAGAGAACGAGCTAAAAAAGCGTCATTACACAATAAAAAATTGCGCGATTGCCGCATTCATTTAGATGATTCTAAAGATGCACGTCGATTAGAAACCACTATATTTATTTGCGAGGGCGATTCGGCCAGTGGCTCTATTACTAAAACGCGTGATGTGAATACACAAGCTGTATTTAGTTTAAAAGGAAAACCATTAAATTGCTTTGGCCTTGGAAAAAAAGTAGTTTATGAAAATGAAGAATTTAATTTGTTACAATCGGCCTTGAATATTGAAGAAGGCTTGGATGACTTAAGATATAATAATGTAGTTATTGCTACCGATGCTGATGTGGATGGCATGCATATTCGTTTATTATTACTCACTTTCTTCCTTCAATTTTTCCCTGATCTGGTAAAAAACAATCACGTTAAAATATTACAAACTCCTTTATTCAGAGTTAGAAATAAAAAAGAAACGGCTTATTGTTATAGTGAGGAAGAACGAAAAGCCGCAGTGGCTAAATTAGGACCAAAACCGGAAATAACACGATTTAAAGGTTTGGGTGAAATTAGTCCGGATGAGTTTAAACATTTTATCGGTAAGGATATTCGATTAGAACCTGTACTGATAGATCAAAAAGCAAGTATACAGGAACTTCTAAATTATTACATGGGCAAGAACACACAAGAGCGTCAGGAGTTTATTATTGATAATTTAAGAGTGGAAAAGGAAGTGGCTGAAGAAAGCCTTAAGTAA